In the genome of Salmo trutta chromosome 18, fSalTru1.1, whole genome shotgun sequence, one region contains:
- the LOC115153100 gene encoding protein delta homolog 2 isoform X2 — MPLRDSVTLLLWSCCVVLLVHQCEGQALNCTCNVTNSRCDENAVCSCDPGWEGQQCGVCVRMPGCVHGSCHQPWQCTCEPGWTGRFCDKDIHVCTNEAPCQNGATCYTNISGEYSCLCPNGFYGRNCEHKTGPCHKIGRSPCKNRGQCEDSSGYAPELSCRCLAGFSGPRCETNMDDCLMRPCANGATCLDGINRFSCLCPEGFTGRFCTINLDDCASQPCLNGGRCLDRASTFHCLCKAGFTGRTCEVPLRSPESQAPIRSSHGWAGGGEGWGRVTQARPDQITTGGNHSQGSSNSNSGDRLLKISVKEVVTQWGSSGLSEVQLITLLVLGGMTLGVVALTASLVLRGHWQDRCASCQCGPTPRLHPLRQRDCQPTPQSHLVTVEQECKISFLHTPTAPELEKKKLNTEVI, encoded by the exons CTCTAAATTGCACGTGTAATGTGACCAACAGTCGGTGTGACGAGAATGCGGTGTGCAG CTGTGACCCGGGTTGGGAGGGGCAGCAGTGCGGCGTCTGTGTGAGAATGCCAGGCTGTGTCCATGGATCATGTCACCAACCCTGGCAATGCACATGCGAGCCGGGATGGACGGGACGCTTCTGCGACAAAG ATATCCATGTGTGTACAAATGAGGCACCTTGCCAGAACGGTGCCACTTGTTACACAAACATTTCAGGGGAATACTCCTGCCTCTGCCCCAATGGATTTTACGGGAGGAACTGTGAGCACAAGACAGGACCCTGTCATAAGATCGGCAG GTCTCCATGTAAGAATAGAGGGCAGTGTGAGGACAGTAGTGGCTATGCACCAGAACTCTCCTGCCGCTGCCTGGCAGGCTTCAGTGGGCCGCGTTGCGAGACCAACATGGACGACTGCCTGATGCGTCCCTGTGCCAACGGTGCCACCTGCCTGGATGGCATCAACCGCTTCTCCTGCCTCTGTCCCGAGGGCTTCACGGGCCGGTTCTGCACCATCAACCTGGATGACTGTGCCAGTCAGCCCTGCCTCAACGGAGGGCGCTGCCTGGACCGCGCCAGCACCTTCCACTGCCTCTGCAAAGCTGGGTTCACTGGCAGGACCTGCGAAGTTCCCCTACGGAGCCCAGAGAGCCAGGCACCCATCAGGAGCTCCCAtggctgggctgggggaggaGAGGGCTGGGGCAGGGTGACTCAGGCCAGGCCAGACCAGATCACAACAGGGGGGAACCATTCTCAGGGCAGCAGTAACAGTAATAGTGGAGACAGGCTGCTGAAGATCTCTGTGAAGGAGGTGGTGACCCAGTGGGGGTCGTCTGGCCTGTCGGAGGTGCAGCTCATCACCTTGCTGGTGCTGGGGGGCATGACACTGGGTGTGGTGGCGCTCACAGCTAGCCTGGTGCTGAGGGGGCATTGGCAGGACCGCTGTGCCAGCTGCCAGTGCGGTCCCACCCCTCGCCTGCACCCACTGAGACAAAGAGACTGCCAGCCGACCCCGCAGAGCCACCTAGTCACAGTGGAGCAAGAGTGTAAGATCAGCTTCCTGCACACGCCCACGGCCCCCGAACTGGAGAAGAAGAAACTGAACACTGAGGTGATTTAG